A region of Flavobacteriales bacterium DNA encodes the following proteins:
- a CDS encoding T9SS type A sorting domain-containing protein, giving the protein MRKIATLLLIPFTILSVRAQQTTGLFQYDWPTQDGYVVWGPIFGYDQYVMNNCGEVVHTWHGDGVTLGNSFYLKDDGTMIRCAKADTAVNHVIQAGGGGERIQEVQWDGSVTWDYIYYTQNERLHHDIEVLPNGNVLAIVWELMDEAACLQAGCDPGRLAHGFLLNEKIIEVHPTGSTTGDIVWQWRLWDHLVQDFDNTKDNYGVVTDHPELLDVNYLNMEMDVPGQSDFIHMNAVDYNADLDQILMSSQVLSEIWIIDHATTTTEAAGHSGGTRGKGGDFLYRYGNPQVYDRGSAQDQKLWRQHDAHWIPDDLQDGGSIMIFNNGLDRQVSFSEIDVITPPQVSAGVYELVSGQAYGPETKTWNYHAPDSVSFYSYFISGARRQPNGNTIICEGEKGRIFEVTYDGEKVWEYVNPVTFNGIISSTDPIPLAGGGAFQGNLVFRAPRYAADFPGFSGRDLSSGTQLEANPFMTGCIVGVDDLDPIVDWNVYPNPTEGNVTLQGLDGATVSIYDVSGRLVRSFTCNSNVMQIDLSSERPGLYALCVEQAAERFVRKIILN; this is encoded by the coding sequence ATGAGAAAAATTGCAACCCTTCTATTAATTCCATTCACCATCCTGTCCGTTCGAGCTCAGCAGACAACCGGACTCTTTCAATATGACTGGCCAACTCAAGATGGGTATGTGGTCTGGGGTCCCATTTTCGGTTACGACCAATACGTTATGAACAATTGCGGAGAGGTTGTCCATACTTGGCATGGTGATGGGGTTACATTGGGCAACTCTTTTTACCTGAAGGATGATGGAACAATGATCCGTTGCGCCAAGGCCGATACAGCAGTCAATCACGTTATTCAGGCCGGTGGAGGTGGTGAACGCATACAAGAGGTGCAGTGGGATGGTTCTGTAACATGGGATTACATCTACTACACTCAGAACGAACGGCTACATCACGACATAGAAGTTTTGCCTAACGGGAATGTGCTGGCCATTGTTTGGGAGCTCATGGATGAGGCGGCATGTCTGCAAGCGGGTTGTGATCCAGGTAGGTTGGCGCACGGCTTTCTACTCAATGAAAAGATCATTGAGGTGCACCCGACAGGATCAACCACTGGAGACATTGTTTGGCAATGGAGGCTTTGGGATCATCTTGTTCAAGATTTTGACAATACAAAAGACAATTACGGTGTGGTGACCGATCACCCCGAACTTTTGGATGTAAATTATCTGAACATGGAGATGGATGTTCCGGGCCAATCAGATTTTATACACATGAACGCGGTAGATTACAATGCCGATCTGGATCAGATTCTGATGAGTTCGCAGGTGCTGAGTGAGATATGGATCATCGATCACGCCACCACAACGACTGAAGCTGCTGGCCATTCGGGTGGCACCCGTGGTAAAGGCGGAGATTTCCTTTACCGATACGGAAATCCGCAAGTGTATGACCGTGGGTCAGCGCAAGATCAGAAGCTTTGGCGCCAGCATGATGCGCATTGGATTCCAGATGATCTTCAGGACGGGGGTTCCATCATGATCTTCAACAATGGTCTGGACAGACAGGTCTCTTTCTCAGAGATAGATGTTATTACACCGCCACAGGTAAGTGCAGGAGTTTATGAACTTGTTTCTGGTCAGGCTTATGGGCCAGAGACAAAAACATGGAATTACCATGCTCCGGATTCGGTGAGCTTCTATTCCTATTTCATTTCAGGAGCGAGAAGGCAGCCGAACGGAAATACCATTATCTGCGAAGGAGAGAAGGGAAGAATTTTTGAGGTGACCTATGATGGAGAAAAAGTGTGGGAATACGTGAATCCGGTCACTTTCAACGGGATCATTAGCTCAACCGATCCAATTCCACTGGCAGGTGGTGGTGCATTTCAAGGAAACCTTGTTTTCCGAGCACCACGATATGCTGCCGATTTTCCCGGTTTCTCTGGAAGAGACCTGAGTTCTGGAACTCAACTGGAAGCAAACCCGTTCATGACAGGATGCATCGTTGGTGTGGATGACCTTGACCCGATCGTTGATTGGAACGTCTATCCGAACCCAACGGAAGGCAACGTTACATTACAAGGACTTGATGGCGCAACAGTTAGCATCTATGACGTCTCGGGAAGGTTGGTGCGAAGCTTCACCTGCAATTCCAATGTTATGCAGATCGA
- a CDS encoding rRNA methyltransferase, translated as MQIPEKVISEIAALTGEGNAEVRAAFERKTNTSIRINSQKVQLPEGLQQVPWCKTGYFLEERPTFVTDPLFHGGAYYVQESSSMFLEQAIKQHVSTDEPILALDLCAAPGGKSTHIISLLPEDSVLISNEVIRTRANILSENLTKWGYPNQAIVNSDPKFIGNSELQFDLIVVDAPCSGEGLFRRSPEAIHEWSEENVELCAARQKRILADIWPVLKPGGVLIYSTCTFNHLENEQNMTWLKEQHDVESLRISFQHDSILETETNDIFGYRFLPTRSLGEGFFLSAVRKTGIGKTQTGKSRIRTVKSSPASVYLKATENLVIIDQNGQHLLTNEFLASNMETLKRLRPLQVGTPLGTTKGHDFIPAQALANSIYLRDGMPSIELDQDEALNFLSLGSLSGNYPKGWHVVRFNGVALGFIKSVGNRNNTYFPKEWRIRTDLAKYPRPFFSLGNL; from the coding sequence ATGCAGATACCCGAAAAAGTCATCTCCGAGATCGCTGCCCTGACGGGTGAAGGAAATGCGGAGGTGAGAGCAGCTTTCGAAAGAAAGACCAACACGAGCATCCGCATCAACTCCCAAAAAGTGCAACTGCCTGAAGGACTGCAACAGGTTCCTTGGTGCAAAACGGGGTATTTTCTTGAAGAACGCCCCACGTTCGTTACCGATCCGCTTTTCCATGGGGGAGCCTACTATGTGCAGGAATCAAGCTCCATGTTCTTGGAACAGGCCATCAAGCAACACGTGTCTACGGATGAACCAATCTTGGCGTTGGACCTTTGTGCCGCGCCCGGTGGCAAATCCACGCATATTATTTCGCTACTACCGGAAGACTCGGTTCTCATCAGCAATGAGGTGATCCGCACACGAGCGAACATTCTCTCAGAAAACCTGACCAAATGGGGCTATCCGAATCAGGCCATCGTCAACTCCGATCCGAAGTTCATTGGCAATTCCGAACTCCAGTTCGACCTTATTGTTGTAGATGCACCTTGCTCCGGTGAAGGGCTTTTCAGAAGAAGCCCCGAAGCCATCCACGAATGGTCGGAGGAGAACGTGGAACTCTGTGCCGCACGGCAGAAACGCATTTTGGCCGACATCTGGCCCGTACTGAAACCGGGCGGAGTATTGATCTATTCCACGTGTACGTTCAACCATCTGGAGAACGAACAGAATATGACCTGGCTGAAAGAGCAGCATGACGTTGAATCGTTGCGCATCTCATTCCAACACGATTCCATTCTTGAAACGGAGACCAATGACATTTTCGGTTATCGCTTTCTGCCCACACGGTCGTTGGGTGAAGGATTCTTTCTTTCGGCTGTTCGAAAAACGGGAATTGGGAAAACACAAACTGGCAAAAGCAGGATCAGAACCGTGAAGAGCAGTCCCGCCTCGGTTTACCTGAAAGCAACGGAGAATCTGGTGATCATTGATCAGAACGGACAGCACCTTCTGACGAATGAATTTCTGGCATCCAACATGGAAACCCTGAAACGGCTGCGCCCTCTACAGGTAGGCACTCCACTTGGAACAACGAAAGGACATGATTTCATTCCGGCACAGGCATTGGCCAATTCGATTTATTTGCGTGATGGAATGCCAAGCATTGAACTCGATCAGGACGAAGCCTTGAATTTCCTTTCGCTTGGCAGCCTGAGCGGAAACTATCCGAAAGGTTGGCATGTGGTACGGTTCAATGGTGTCGCGCTCGGTTTTATCAAGTCGGTCGGCAACAGGAACAACACTTATTTTCCGAAGGAATGGCGCATCCGCACCGACCTTGCAAAATATCCGAGGCCATTTTTCAGTTTAGGCAACTTGTAA
- a CDS encoding outer membrane beta-barrel protein — protein sequence MRFFIVILFALVAFSECLAQDDKNPQTITAGFEFRPIFPANFLKTGDQSISNDDFDVLVSPKFGFSAGMVIRYNFTKRLALETGLSFVQRNYNLSIHRDSVVVDPLNTSPTYNSKSDFTIIGYEHPVKLLVFIRLAENLYMNAAGGFQFTFYPSDIFTSDEQSSTTGQYFNHYALRLGFDGKPGNDGFISGGAIANLGWEYRTKKIGYFYLGATYQIPFSPIYKSRFQYVDDFHRSNVQELDLNGSYLTFDVRYFFTAKPLTKKEGKKKKKRKKGEKTE from the coding sequence ATGCGCTTTTTTATTGTCATCCTTTTCGCACTCGTTGCTTTTTCTGAATGCTTGGCGCAGGATGATAAGAACCCACAGACGATCACAGCCGGTTTCGAGTTCCGCCCCATCTTCCCCGCCAATTTCTTGAAAACAGGCGACCAGAGCATCTCCAATGATGACTTTGATGTGCTGGTCAGTCCCAAGTTCGGGTTTTCCGCAGGAATGGTGATCCGTTACAATTTCACCAAACGACTGGCATTGGAAACAGGGCTCAGTTTTGTTCAGCGCAACTACAATCTCAGCATTCACCGCGATTCGGTAGTGGTTGACCCGTTGAACACCTCGCCTACTTATAATAGCAAGTCTGATTTTACCATTATTGGCTACGAGCATCCGGTGAAGCTGCTGGTCTTCATCCGTTTGGCAGAGAACCTGTACATGAATGCGGCAGGAGGTTTTCAGTTCACATTCTACCCTTCAGACATTTTCACCTCAGATGAGCAGTCAAGTACCACCGGACAGTACTTCAATCATTATGCATTACGGCTTGGGTTTGACGGAAAGCCGGGAAATGACGGTTTCATCAGCGGGGGTGCCATTGCCAACTTGGGCTGGGAATACCGAACCAAGAAGATCGGTTATTTCTATTTGGGCGCCACTTACCAGATTCCATTCTCACCTATATATAAGAGCAGATTCCAGTATGTGGATGACTTCCACAGGTCGAATGTTCAGGAACTCGACCTCAACGGAAGTTACCTGACCTTTGATGTGCGATACTTCTTTACAGCCAAGCCACTGACCAAGAAAGAGGGCAAGAAGAAGAAAAAGCGGAAAAAGGGCGAGAAAACAGAATGA